GGCTCCTCGGACTTGCCCCCCACGTGGGCGGCCTTGACCATGGTCAAGGCCGCCCACGTGGGGGGCAAGTCCGAGGAGCCCTTGGGCTTGGGCGTGTGGGAAAGCGAGGGGAAGCTCTTCATCGAGATCGTGAACCGGGGCGCGCCGATTTGGCTCGGCTCGCGGGAGTCGGGAGGGATGAGTGCCGCGCGCTGGGAGAAGTTCCACCAGGCCCTGCGCGGTGCCGACCGGGTCTCGCTTGAGAATTTCGGGCGCAAAGGCCAAAAAGTCGTCATAGAGATCAAATTGGGCTCCCGGGCCGCGGCGAAGTCCCTGGCCGCCAGCGGGGGCTTGGCCGCGGCCGTGATCCCCGAGGGGGAGAAGATCGAGATCAGGCCCTTGAAGCCCGGGGAAGAGGGGGCCTTGAGCCGCCTGTTTTACCTCGTCTATGGGTACGATTACGTCAACGAGCTTGTCTACTACCCCGAGAAACTCAAGGCCCTGGCCGAATCTGGGGACCTCTTGTCCACGGTGGCGGCCCGGCCCAACGGTAGGCTCGTCGGGCACGTGGGCCTGGTGCGCAAGAGCAGGAATCCCCCGGTGTACGAGGCGGCCATGGGAGTGGTGGACCCGGCCGCCAAGTCCCGCGGCCTTTTCTCCCAGCTTTTCGACAGGATCATGGAGACGGTGCGCGCGACTCCTATGCAGTACTGCCTCTTCGATTTCGTCACGAACCACGAGTACAGCCAGAGGCACGTGGCCAAGTTCCAGCCCTGCGAGCTGGCTCTTTTCATCGGCTGCCAGACCCGCAAGACCCAGGCCAAGCTCGAGAGGATCGGCTTGGGGCCGGACCCGGAGGGCATGGACCGCTACAGCCTGCTCGTTTCGGCGATTCCCCGGGTGGCCCAGCCTTTCGGGCCCGAGGTTGTTCTTCCGGAAAGCATCGGCGCGGCCTTCGGGTTCCTGCTCAAGCCATTCAACCTGCGTTGGTCGGTGTCCTCTCGCTTCGAGGCCATGCCCGAGGGGGGGCTTTGCCGGTCCCAATACCAGCCCCTGCAGTCCGCCGTGGCCTTCGACCTCGATCGTCCCGGCCGCGGGGCCTTGGACGGCCTTCTGGGTGAGTGGCGCGAGCTCTTGAGGAAGGGCTGCCAGTACGCGGCCGTGGAATTTCCCCTGGCTAGCCCTGGTCTTGGCATGCTTTGCGACATCCTCTCCTCCAACGGCTTCTTCGCGGCGGGGTTCGTGCCCTACCGCTGCGGCGCGGAGCTGGGCTTCCGCTTTCAAGCCCTGGGCCCCACCCGGGTGGCCTTCGACAAGATCAAGGTGGCCTCCGAGACCGGGCGCAGGCTTCTGGAAATCGTCCGAAAGGAGTACGAGGCATGCGCGGTCCTATGAATTCATTTCGCAAGGCCGACGAGATATGTCGGATATCGGACCCTCAGGATTGGACCGCGGAGAAATGCCGGCTGATGGTCGAGGCTTGCCGCGAGGCGGCCCTGTTTCACTTCGAGAAATGCCCCGAGATCGCGGCCCTGTACCGGCGCCGGGGCTTTAACCCGGAAACCTTGCGCCGCGAGGAGGACTTGGAGCGCATCCCGACCCTCGGGGTGAGCGCCATGAAGCGCTATCTTCTCACATCTCTCCCTCACGAGCAGGCCGTCCTCAAGCTGACCTCCTCGGGCACCCGCGGCCAAAAGACCCAATGCTGGCTCGACCAGGGAAGTCTTGACCGGGCTCAAGCCATGCTGGAGGGATTGTGGAGGCAAGAGGGTCTCGTTTCCGACGTTCCCGCCAATTATCTGATGTTCGTCTACGACCCCGAAGAGGCCAAGGACCTCGGCATCGCCTTCTCGGACAAGAACCAGCAGCGCTTCGCTCCGGTTCAGCAGTCTTTCTACGCCATCCGGAAAAGCCCGGATGGCGGTTGGGTGTTTAGAAGGAAGGATGTTTACTCTAAACTGCAGGAGTTCTCGAGCTTGAATACTCCAACGCGGATTTTCGGCATTCCAAGCTTCATCCACGAGCTTTTGGAGGAGACGGACGTTCGCGTGCGCCTGCCCGCGGGGTCCTGGATGGTGACGGGCGGCGGCTGGAAGGCGGCTGAGGACAAGAAGGTCTCCCGCGGGCATTTCCGGGCTTTGGCTTCGGAGAGGCTCGGGCTTCCGATTGAGAATATCCGCGACGGCTACGGCATGGCCGAGCATGCGGCTCCGTATCTGGAGTGCGCCAGGCACCGCTTCCATGTTCCGGTCTACAACCGGGTCTTTGCCCGAGATCCGGTGACCATGGAGGCCTTGCCCGCGGGGCGAACCGGCCTCTTGGAGCTTGTCACTCCGTTCAACGCCATGATGCCCAACCTCGCCATTCTTTCCACGGATTTGGGCTTCCTCAACCGCGAGCCCTGCCCTTGCGGGGCCTCCTCCCCGACCTTCACCTTGGCCGGCAGGGGCGGCCTCACCAAGCACAAGGGCTGCGCCATTCATGCCGGGGAAATCGTGGCCCGGCGGGCGGCTGGAGCGAAAACATGAGCAAGAGCTATTTCTTCGGCGAATGGCGCAAGGGCGGCGAGCCCTTGACCGCGGAGGAGGCGGCCGAGCTGTGCCGCAAGGCCGCGGACCTGCGCCAGGCCGTGGGGCGTTATCCCCTGGACAAGGTCTTGAGGCTCTTGTCCAACGTCAGGGACAGATGGCGCGATCCCTCCTATCCGCGCCGGCTCAAGATGGAGCGGGAGCTTCCCGCCCTCACCGGGTTTTCGCCCGACATGGTGCGCCTGGGCCTTGACGAGCTCTGCTGGGCCTTCGACCCCGAGGTCCTCCGCCGCAAAATGGACGCTGAGCTCGGAGGAACGCGGGACGGGACCTTGTCCTGGCGGCCCCTCGGGGTCCTCCTGCACGTGCTGGCGGGAAACGTCTTTGTCGGCGCGGCGGGCTCTTTGGTCGAGGGGCTCATCACCCGCAACGTGAACGTGCTCAAAATGTCCTCTTCGGAGACGGCCTTTCTTCCCGAGCTCGTGGAGTCCCTTGTGGAATGCGACGAGGAAGGATTCCTTTCCAAGGCCCTGGCCGTGGTTCAGTATTCCTCGGCCCAGGCTGACGTCATCGCGGAGTTTAAAAGATCGGTGGACGGTATCGTGGTCTGGGGAGGGGAGGAGGCGGTGAGGGGCTACCGCGACGGGCTTCCGGCCCGGACCAAGCTCATCCTTTACGGCCCCAAGCTCAGCGCGGCCGTGTGCACGAGCCGCGGCCTGGAGGCGGACCTCGAAGGGGCCGCGCGCAAGCTCGCTCGGGAGATGTCCATCTGGGACCAGAACGCCTGCACCGCGCCCCAGGCCTGCTACGTCCAGGGCCTTACGGGCGCGCGTAAATTGGCCGAGGCCCTCCCGCGGGCCCTGGAGGAGGAGGCCAAAATCCTGCCCCCGGGAGGCCTCGAGCTCAACCAAGCCGCCGAGATTCGCAAGATCCGCGGAGTCGCCGAGATCGCCGAGGCGCGTGGGGAGGGCCTTTTAAAGGAATCTCCCCAGGGCCTCGACTGGACCGTGGTCTTGGACCAGGACCAAGCCTTGGACCCATCGCCCCTGCACCGCACCTTGCGCATTATCGTTTTCCGGGGCCTTCCGGAGGTGCTGGACCGGCTGGCGGAGCTGCGAGGTTATGTCCAGACCGTGGGTCTGGCCTGCGCCGAGGATGAGTCCGCTGAGCTCTGCCGCGCCTTGGAGGATGTCGGGGTCTTGAGAATGTTGCCCTTGGGAGAGATGTCCCAGGGGGAGGTCGAGGACCCGCATGACGGCAGCCGGGCCCTTCCGCAATTCATGCGCCTGGTCATCCGCAGGCCGCGTCTCAAGGCCCCGGAGCCGTTTGAACGTCTTTCTCGGGAGGAAGGGCGAGAGCTCATCAATGAAAGGCTGCGGATACTCCTCGACCATGCCCGGCGCTCCCCCTTCTACGCGCGCAGGCTTACGGGCCTCGAGATCGACTCGCTCGAGGATTTGCCCAAGATCCCGGTTCTTACCCGCCATGAGATGGAGGCCGGCATGCCGCCCCAAGGCGAGGCCTTGGCCACGGGCCGGTGGCGGGGGGGCTACGTCACCCGCAGCGGAGGCTCCACCGGAGTTCCGAAATTTTCCGTCTACGACGGCCCCGATTGGGAGCGCTTGGTGTCCCATGCCGCTGGAATTTTTCGGGCCTTGGGGCTCGAGCCCCGGGACCGCCTCGCCAATTTCATGCTGGCGGGAGACCTTTACGGCAGCTTCGTCTCCTTCGACCACATCAACGCCCGCCTGGGGCTGGCCACCTTCGCCTTCGCGGGAAGCTCCGAGCCCAAGATATTCGCGGAGGTGTGGAGGAAGTTCTCAATCAACGCCGCCCAGGGAATTCCAAGCCAGCTCATCCCCTTCCTTCGCCAGGCCAAGGCCCTGGAGCCGGCCCTCGCCTTGGAGAAGGTGGTTTACGGCGGCTCGTCCCTCGCCCCGTCCGACCGGGAGTGGCTTGAAAGAGAGCTCAAGGTCCGGCGAATCTCCTCCGTCATCGGGGCCAATGACGGCGGGCAGTTCGCTTTTCAATGCGAGTTCCAGCGCGGTGGGCTGCATCACTCCGTGGACGACTTCAACTACCTGGAGGTCGCGGACCCGGAGGGCCGCCCCGTTCCCGAGGGAGAAACCGGGCAGATACTCATCACGAGCCTCCTCAAGCACGCCTACCCCCTCATCCGCTACGCCGTGGGAGACCAGGCCCGTATGACCATCGAGCCTTGCCCCTGCGGGCGCCGTGCCCGAGTGCTCGAATATCTGGGGCGCGCCGACGACATCGTGGTTGTCGGCATGATGAATCTGCGCTTCAGGGACATGGCCGAGGCCTTGCGTGATTTCCCCGTCTCGGCGCTCCAGCTCTCGGCTCGGAACGACGGGGGCGGGGAATGGGTGACGATTAGGGCGGAGTCCTCGGAAAGCGGGCCCGCCTTGGCCGGACGCATGCGCGAGGCTTTGCTCGGCCGGGTGGAGAAGCTCAAGGAACGATTGGCCGAGGGCTTCTTGAAGGATGTCCGCGTCGAGCTCCACCGCCCGGGCTCCCTTGCCCGCAATGCCCGCAGCGGAAAGATAAAAGAGATATTGGACGAGAGAGCTTAGCGCCTTGCGATGCTGATTCTCAGAAATCGCGCCGTGGCTCTCATCTGGACCGGACAGCTCCTGAGCCAGGCCGGCACGCGCCTCTATCAGCTCGCCTTGGCCTGGTGGCTCGTCTCGCGGGGGGGCCTTGACGCCGGCAAGACGATAGGCCTCTTCCTGGCGGCGGGAGCCTTGCCGCCCCTTCTCTTCGTTAAGCCCATCGGCGCTTGGGTGGACCGCCGCGACAGCGTCAGGACCTTGATGGCGAGCGATGTGTTTTCCTTCATGGTCGTGTGCTTCGTGGCTCTCGCTATGCAATTTGATAAAACTAATCTTCTCTTCCTTTGCGTAATGGGGTTTCTGCTAGCCCTTTCCCAGGCTTTCTTCGACCCCGCCCTCAATAAGGCCGTCGCGGCCGCGGCGGCCAAGGAGGACTTGGAGGAGGCCGTGGCACTGCAGTCATCCACGCAATCCCTGGCGAGCTTCGGGGGGGCCATGGCCGGAGCCCTGCTGATAGACAGGCTGGGAATCACGGCTCTTACATGGCTCAACGCCGCGAGCTTCCTCGTCTCGGCGCTGTGCAATGGAGCGCTTTACAAGAACCGAGGAATGCAGAAAGCAAGCGCTGGTTCTATCGCCGGCCAGCGCGGGCCCGGCGCTGGCCGGGAAGGTTGGGCTATGCTGGAGGGGCATAACCTCATCAAAAAGTCCCTACTGGGCTTCGGCCTTGCCAACTTCTTCATGACCCCAATTTTGGTCATCCTTCCTTTATATGTCGGCCGGAGCCTGGGCTCGGGGGCCGGCGTCCTGGCCGGGCTCGAGGCCGGGCTTTGGCTCGGCATTCTCTGCGGAACGGCGGCTTCCAAATGGTGTCATTTCAGCGAAAATATTCCTAAACTAGGGTCAGCGTGCCTATTGCTCATGGGTTTGTGCCTGTTCGTTCCCGGGCTGATCATGGACCGCTTCCTGCACGCGGCCCTTCTTTTCATCGCGGGCGGAGCCTTGGGAATCAACAACGTGAAGTTCGTGGCCATGTTTCAGCGGCAAGTCCCCGAGGAGTTCAAGGGGCGGTTCTTCGCCCTCATGCAGGCGGTGTTGAGCTTCACCTTTCCGGCGGCGTATTTCGCGTTCGGTTTTCTGGCCGACTGGCTGAGCCCTCCGGCCGCCTGCCTGATCCAGGGCGCCGGGGTCATGCTTCTCTCTCTGTATTTCCTGATCTTGGCCCGCAAGGAGGGGGGAGCGGCAAGCCTCGGCGCCATCTATGAACGAGCTTGAGCTTCTTTCTTCGGAGGATGAGGGAGTCCAGGCCTCCCTATCCTTGGCTTTGGAGCCCGAGCAGGGCCTGGCCAAAATACAGAAAATGCTCGCTTCTGGCCCCGAGCCCGCGCAGAAGGCCCGGCTCAAGGCCTTGATTTCCGAGGCCCTGGATAAGCTCCGCGGCCGGGGCGGGATCGACCTTG
The Elusimicrobiota bacterium DNA segment above includes these coding regions:
- a CDS encoding acyl-protein synthetase; this translates as MNSFRKADEICRISDPQDWTAEKCRLMVEACREAALFHFEKCPEIAALYRRRGFNPETLRREEDLERIPTLGVSAMKRYLLTSLPHEQAVLKLTSSGTRGQKTQCWLDQGSLDRAQAMLEGLWRQEGLVSDVPANYLMFVYDPEEAKDLGIAFSDKNQQRFAPVQQSFYAIRKSPDGGWVFRRKDVYSKLQEFSSLNTPTRIFGIPSFIHELLEETDVRVRLPAGSWMVTGGGWKAAEDKKVSRGHFRALASERLGLPIENIRDGYGMAEHAAPYLECARHRFHVPVYNRVFARDPVTMEALPAGRTGLLELVTPFNAMMPNLAILSTDLGFLNREPCPCGASSPTFTLAGRGGLTKHKGCAIHAGEIVARRAAGAKT
- a CDS encoding MFS transporter, whose translation is MLILRNRAVALIWTGQLLSQAGTRLYQLALAWWLVSRGGLDAGKTIGLFLAAGALPPLLFVKPIGAWVDRRDSVRTLMASDVFSFMVVCFVALAMQFDKTNLLFLCVMGFLLALSQAFFDPALNKAVAAAAAKEDLEEAVALQSSTQSLASFGGAMAGALLIDRLGITALTWLNAASFLVSALCNGALYKNRGMQKASAGSIAGQRGPGAGREGWAMLEGHNLIKKSLLGFGLANFFMTPILVILPLYVGRSLGSGAGVLAGLEAGLWLGILCGTAASKWCHFSENIPKLGSACLLLMGLCLFVPGLIMDRFLHAALLFIAGGALGINNVKFVAMFQRQVPEEFKGRFFALMQAVLSFTFPAAYFAFGFLADWLSPPAACLIQGAGVMLLSLYFLILARKEGGAASLGAIYERA